In Melopsittacus undulatus isolate bMelUnd1 chromosome 6, bMelUnd1.mat.Z, whole genome shotgun sequence, the following proteins share a genomic window:
- the PRRG3 gene encoding transmembrane gamma-carboxyglutamic acid protein 3: MAMFLGARNAHSVLKRFPRANGFLEEIRQGTIERECIEEVCSYEEVKEVFENKEKTMEFWKGYTNYVYSVKDPGHNTERSEAMYVVVPLLGVALLIVIALFIIWRCQLQKATRHRPSYAQSRYLASRTGRSLPRVMVYRERSQSQGETQYQREASNRAAGDGRAGGTPQQDSSLCPPEHSVSVLSRLSSATPPPSYEEVTGNPESSSGEETSVSYNDPPPKYEEIVASAPAAGK; encoded by the exons ATGGCAA TGTTCTTGGGGGCCAGGAATGCCCACTCGGTCCTGAAGCGCTTTCCCCGAGCCAACGGCTTCCTGGAGGAGATCCGTCAGGGCACCATCGAGCGGGAGTGCATTGAGGAGGTCTGCAGCTATGAGGAGGTCAAGGAAGTGTTCGAGAACAAGGAGAAGACG ATGGAGTTTTGGAAGGGCTACACCAACTATGTCTACTCTGTCAAGGACCCAGGGCACAATACGGAGCGCTCAGAAGCCATGTATGTGGTGGTGCCCCTCTTGGGAGTGGCTCTTCTGATCGTCATCGCCCTCTTCATCATCTGGAGATGCCAGCTCCAGAAGGCCACCCGCCACCGCCCTTCCTACGCCCAGAGCCGTTACCTGGCCAGCCGGACGGGACGCAGCCTCCCCAGGGTCATGGTGTACCGGGAGCGATCCCAGAGCCAAGGGGAAACGCAGTATCAGCGAGAGGCCAGCAACAGGGCGGCTGGagatggcagagctgggggCACCCCTCAGCAAGACAGCAGCCTCTGCCCACCAGAGCATTCGGTCTCTGTCCTCTCCAGACTGTCCAGTGCCACCCCTCCACCTTCCTATGAGGAGGTGACAGGCAAcccagagagcagcagtggggaAGAGACCAGCGTCTCCTACAATGACCCACCACCCAAGTATGAAGAGATCGTGGCCAGTGCCCCTGCTGCGGGCAAATAG
- the CLDN2 gene encoding claudin-2, translating into MVSMGLQLLGYAVAFLGYIGTLVTTLLPSWKTSSYVGASIVTAVSFTKGLWMECATYSTGITQCDIYSSLLNLPTDIQAAQALMVSSCAVSSLACILTIVGMRCTVFSQGSPAKDRVAVVGGMVFVLGGLLCFIPLVWNIHVVLRDFRNPGIPDSMKFELGEALYLGIVSSLFSLVGGFILCTSCPARDTTTTYANTYRPQLLAGKSCRPSVNHTQKTKSELSTYNLTGYV; encoded by the coding sequence ATGGTCTCCATGGGACTTCAGCTGCTGGGCTACGCCGTGGCCTTCCTGGGCTACATCGGCACGCTGGTGACCACGCTGCTGCCCAGCTGGAAGACCAGCTCCTACGTCGGTGCCAGCATCGTGACAGCCGTGAGCTTCACCAAGGGGCTGTGGATGGAGTGTGCCACGTACAGCACGGGCATCACCCAGTGTGACATCTACAGCTCACTGCTCAACCTGCCCACCGACATCCAGGCGGCACAAGCCCTGATGGTGAGCTCCTGCGCCGTGTCCTCCCTCGCCTGCATCCTCACCATCGTGGGCATGAGGTGCACTGTCTTCAGCCAGGGCTCACCAGCCAAGGACCGGGTGGCGGTGGTGGGTGGCATGGTCTTTGTGCTCGGGGGGCTGCTGTGCTTCATCCCACTGGTGTGGAACATCCACGTGGTGCTGCGGGATTTCCGCAACCCTGGCATCCCCGACAGCATGAAGTTCGAGCTCGGGGAGGCGCTTTACCTGGGCATCGtctcctccctcttctccctcgTCGGTGGCTTCATCctctgcacctcctgccctgcacGGGACACCACGACCACCTATGCAAACACCTACCGGCCCCAGCTGCTGGCAGGCAAGAGCTGCCGGCCCTCCGTCAACCACACACAGAAGACCAAGAGTGAGCTCAGCACCTACAACCTGACGGGATATGTGTAA